Proteins from a single region of Campylobacter sp. RM16704:
- a CDS encoding peptidylprolyl isomerase yields MRKFLISCCFVANILYAQSLGGIAMIVENQPITLYDIEQTMKELKTNDKQKAIAFLINDKVQQSEAKKLGIYVSTFELNEKLAQIAKGNNTDINGLQAKIEKDKLSFENFKNKVKKDLEREKLYRNIMQNAKITIDDEALKHFYENNLDKFSTFSNIDLVVYNSTNPELLQQLIQNPMFKNSQIKSKAISLNATNMDPRLLALLNNTKIGEFTPILNGENTYIIYFIKEKYGKNPIEFDLIKDQVSNVYTLTQREQALKNHLDKIRVNAHIEKIR; encoded by the coding sequence ATGAGAAAATTTTTAATATCTTGTTGTTTTGTTGCAAATATTTTATACGCACAATCTCTTGGTGGAATAGCAATGATAGTAGAAAACCAACCTATCACCCTTTATGATATTGAACAAACCATGAAAGAATTAAAAACTAATGATAAACAAAAAGCTATTGCTTTCTTGATAAATGATAAGGTTCAACAAAGTGAAGCTAAAAAGTTAGGAATTTATGTTAGTACTTTTGAACTCAATGAAAAATTAGCACAAATTGCAAAAGGTAATAATACTGATATTAACGGTTTACAAGCAAAAATAGAAAAAGATAAACTTAGTTTTGAAAATTTTAAAAATAAAGTTAAAAAAGATCTTGAAAGAGAAAAGCTTTATAGAAATATAATGCAAAATGCAAAAATAACTATTGATGATGAAGCATTAAAACATTTTTATGAAAACAATCTTGATAAATTTAGTACTTTTTCTAATATTGATTTAGTTGTTTATAATTCTACAAATCCAGAACTTTTACAACAACTTATACAAAATCCTATGTTTAAAAACTCACAAATTAAATCAAAAGCTATTAGTCTAAATGCAACAAACATGGATCCAAGATTGTTGGCTTTACTTAATAATACTAAAATAGGAGAATTTACCCCAATATTAAATGGAGAAAATACCTATATAATATATTTTATAAAAGAAAAATATGGAAAAAATCCTATTGAATTTGATTTAATCAAAGATCAAGTTAGTAATGTTTATACTTTAACCCAAAGAGAACAAGCTTTAAAAAATCATCTTGATAAAATAAGAGTTAACGCTCACATAGAAAAAATAAGATAG
- the gltX gene encoding glutamate--tRNA ligase yields the protein MQEITTRFAPSPTGYLHIGGLRTALYNYLYARKNKGKFLLRIEDTDLKRNSQEATQAIIEAFKWCGLDYDGTIEYQSQRFDIYKKYIQKLLDEGKAYYCYMSKEELDELRAKQEAAKERPRYDGRYRDFKGTPPSGIEPVVRIKAPQSGEIKFIDGIKGEVSFKAEDILDDFVIARSDGSPIYNLTVVIDDALMGVSDVIRGDDHLSNTPKQIVLYEALGFKIPKFYHVAMIHGEDGKKLSKRHGATDVMEYKNMGILPQALLNFLVRLGWSHGDDEIFSLEKMQELFDPNHINKSASCYNFKKLEWLNAHYIKTLPFEEINRQLKDLGFDLSQYEKAGFLLDMLRERAKTLHDIINGAKILLDNPKKYDQKAIDKFLNEINLTYLEKYAMVLNGQKKACEFEELTNQFLEENNLKLKDLAQAIRIALTGNSVSPSIFEVLEFLGVQKVKLRIENLLNYMKGK from the coding sequence ATGCAAGAAATTACTACGCGTTTTGCTCCTTCTCCAACTGGATATTTACACATAGGAGGACTTAGAACCGCTTTATATAACTATCTTTATGCAAGAAAAAATAAGGGTAAATTTTTATTACGCATTGAAGATACGGATTTAAAAAGAAATTCACAAGAAGCAACACAAGCTATTATAGAAGCATTTAAGTGGTGTGGGCTTGATTATGATGGGACAATTGAGTATCAATCTCAAAGATTTGATATTTATAAAAAATATATTCAAAAATTATTAGATGAGGGCAAGGCTTATTATTGTTATATGAGTAAAGAAGAGCTTGATGAATTAAGAGCTAAACAAGAAGCAGCTAAAGAGCGTCCAAGATATGATGGTAGATATAGAGATTTTAAAGGAACTCCACCAAGTGGTATTGAGCCTGTGGTGCGTATAAAAGCACCACAAAGTGGAGAGATTAAATTTATAGATGGTATTAAAGGTGAAGTTAGCTTTAAGGCCGAAGATATTTTAGATGATTTTGTGATTGCAAGAAGTGATGGTAGTCCTATTTATAACCTAACCGTTGTAATTGATGATGCGTTAATGGGTGTGAGTGATGTTATAAGGGGAGATGATCATTTATCAAATACTCCAAAACAAATTGTACTTTATGAAGCACTCGGTTTTAAGATACCTAAATTTTATCATGTAGCTATGATACACGGTGAAGATGGTAAAAAACTTTCTAAGCGTCATGGGGCAACTGATGTGATGGAGTATAAAAATATGGGGATTTTACCTCAAGCCTTGTTAAATTTTTTAGTAAGACTTGGATGGAGTCATGGAGATGATGAGATCTTTTCTTTAGAGAAAATGCAAGAACTTTTTGATCCAAATCACATCAATAAAAGTGCATCTTGCTATAATTTTAAAAAACTAGAATGGCTTAATGCTCATTATATTAAAACCTTACCTTTTGAAGAAATTAACAGACAATTAAAAGATTTGGGTTTTGACTTAAGTCAGTATGAAAAAGCAGGTTTTTTACTAGATATGTTAAGAGAAAGAGCAAAAACTTTGCACGATATTATAAATGGGGCTAAAATACTATTAGACAACCCAAAAAAATATGATCAAAAAGCTATAGATAAATTTCTTAATGAAATAAATTTAACTTATTTAGAAAAATACGCTATGGTTTTAAATGGGCAAAAAAAAGCTTGTGAATTTGAAGAATTAACCAATCAATTCTTAGAAGAAAACAATCTTAAACTAAAAGATTTAGCACAAGCTATACGTATTGCACTTACTGGAAATTCTGTAAGTCCTAGTATTTTTGAAGTATTGGAATTTTTAGGAGTGCAAAAAGTTAAACTTAGGATAGAAAATTTATTAAATTACATGAAAGGGAAATGA
- a CDS encoding malate oxidoreductase → MNLKDEALEYHLGGKVDIIARKPMSSAHDLSLAYSPGVAEPCLEIAKDETLAYKYTNKANLVAIVSDGSAVLGLGNIGASASKPVMEGKACLFKKFANVNAYDLEINVHSIDEIITFCKAIAPTFGGINLEDISAPKCFEIEAALQDLGIPVMHDDQHGTAIISTAGLMNAMEISGKKFEDIKVVVSGAGAAGIASARMYRNLGVKNIILVDSKGVINTQRDDLNKYKLEFVNDTKDKTLKEALRGADVFLGLSVPKILDDEMVLSMAKDPVIFALANPVPEVMPEDVKRVRNDAIVGTGRSDYPNQINNVLGFPFIFRGALDVKATKITENMKVAAAKALADLAKLEVTDEVKQAYGIETLSFGRDYVIPKPFDSRVKAVVSAAVAKAAVEDGVALAKEFDYQKYLASLQ, encoded by the coding sequence ATGAATTTAAAAGACGAAGCATTAGAATACCATTTAGGTGGTAAGGTTGATATTATAGCTAGAAAACCTATGAGTAGTGCACATGATTTATCCTTGGCTTATTCACCTGGAGTAGCTGAACCATGCTTAGAAATTGCAAAAGATGAAACTTTAGCGTATAAATATACTAATAAAGCAAATTTAGTTGCTATAGTTAGTGATGGAAGTGCTGTTTTAGGCCTTGGAAATATAGGAGCAAGTGCGAGTAAACCTGTTATGGAGGGAAAGGCTTGTTTGTTTAAAAAATTTGCCAACGTTAATGCTTATGATTTAGAAATTAATGTTCACAGTATTGATGAAATTATTACTTTTTGTAAAGCTATAGCTCCGACTTTTGGTGGAATCAACTTAGAAGATATTTCAGCACCAAAATGTTTTGAGATAGAAGCTGCTTTACAAGATCTTGGAATTCCTGTAATGCATGATGATCAACACGGAACAGCAATTATTTCTACTGCAGGATTAATGAATGCTATGGAAATTAGTGGTAAAAAATTTGAAGACATTAAAGTGGTAGTAAGCGGTGCTGGTGCAGCAGGCATTGCAAGTGCTAGAATGTATAGAAATTTAGGAGTAAAAAATATCATTTTAGTAGATAGTAAAGGTGTAATTAATACTCAAAGAGATGATTTAAATAAATATAAACTAGAATTTGTAAATGATACTAAAGATAAAACCTTGAAAGAAGCTTTAAGAGGTGCTGATGTATTTTTAGGTTTGAGTGTGCCTAAAATTTTAGATGATGAAATGGTTTTATCTATGGCTAAAGATCCAGTGATTTTTGCACTAGCTAATCCAGTGCCTGAGGTTATGCCTGAAGATGTTAAAAGAGTAAGAAATGATGCTATAGTTGGAACAGGAAGAAGTGATTATCCAAACCAAATTAACAATGTCTTAGGTTTTCCTTTTATTTTTAGAGGTGCTTTAGATGTTAAGGCAACTAAAATTACTGAAAATATGAAAGTTGCAGCGGCTAAAGCTTTGGCAGATTTAGCTAAGCTTGAAGTTACTGATGAGGTAAAACAAGCTTATGGAATAGAAACATTAAGTTTTGGTAGAGATTATGTTATACCAAAACCATTTGATAGTAGAGTAAAAGCTGTAGTCAGTGCTGCT